Proteins from a single region of Deinococcota bacterium:
- the rplL gene encoding 50S ribosomal protein L7/L12, protein MAFDKDAMIEQLSNLTVLELVDLVEALKEKWGVEAAAAMPAGMMMAAGAGAAPAEAAEEQTEFTVSIKTAGDKKLNVIKEVRAITSLGLKEAKDLVEAGGVVKEGIGKDEANEIKGKLEAAGATVEVK, encoded by the coding sequence ATGGCATTTGATAAAGACGCAATGATCGAACAGCTGAGCAACCTGACGGTCCTCGAGCTCGTGGACTTAGTCGAAGCACTCAAGGAAAAGTGGGGCGTCGAAGCCGCCGCCGCCATGCCCGCGGGCATGATGATGGCCGCCGGCGCTGGCGCCGCGCCCGCCGAGGCGGCCGAGGAGCAGACCGAGTTCACCGTGTCTATCAAGACCGCCGGTGACAAGAAGCTCAACGTCATCAAGGAGGTCCGCGCCATCACCAGCCTCGGCCTCAAGGAAGCCAAGGACCTCGTCGAGGCCGGCGGCGTCGTCAAGGAGGGCATCGGCAAGGACGAAGCCAACGAGATCAAGGGCAAACTCGAAGCGGCAGGAGCAACCGTCGAAGTCAAGTAG
- the rplJ gene encoding 50S ribosomal protein L10: MANPRNAKSAEELRGLLAESKTFFLVNYQGLSAGELTDLRQKVRDAGGRMLVAKNTLINLIVQEQGVVGLETTLTGPTALVLVGDDPVAPAKVLTDFAKAHARDLPEAKGGLMEGAVVDATALSRIAKLPPREGLQSELVGLMLAPLQQLVGTLSGAPRNLVSVLHNYSEKLKEA; the protein is encoded by the coding sequence ATGGCCAATCCAAGAAACGCCAAGTCGGCCGAGGAACTTCGCGGCCTCCTGGCAGAGTCGAAGACATTTTTCTTGGTGAACTACCAGGGCCTTTCCGCTGGAGAGCTCACCGACCTTCGTCAGAAGGTCCGTGACGCGGGCGGCCGCATGCTGGTGGCCAAGAACACCCTGATCAACCTGATCGTTCAGGAGCAGGGTGTGGTGGGCTTAGAAACCACGCTGACTGGTCCGACGGCGCTCGTGCTCGTGGGCGACGATCCCGTCGCTCCAGCCAAAGTCCTCACCGACTTTGCCAAGGCCCACGCTCGTGATCTGCCGGAAGCCAAGGGCGGCCTCATGGAGGGCGCCGTGGTGGACGCGACCGCGCTGTCGCGCATCGCCAAGCTGCCGCCACGCGAGGGGTTGCAGAGCGAACTGGTCGGCCTGATGCTGGCCCCCTTGCAGCAACTGGTGGGCACGCTTTCCGGCGCTCCGCGGAATCTGGTATCGGTACTTCATAACTACAGTGAAAAGCTTAAGGAGGCTTGA
- the rplA gene encoding 50S ribosomal protein L1, with translation MPKHGKRYRSLESKIDRSKVYSPDEAAALVKELATAKFDETVEVHLRLGIDPRKSDQNVRGTVALPHGTGRTVRVLAFTKGDKVAEAERAGADFVGADDMVARVAEGWLDFDAVVATPDMMGAVGSKLGRVLGPRGLLPNPKSGTVGFNIADIIAALKAGQIEFRNDKTGVVHAPIGKASFETGKLAENLSALKSAVEAAKPDTARGTFIRTVYLSSTMGPSVQVLN, from the coding sequence ATGCCTAAGCACGGCAAGCGTTACCGTTCTTTGGAGAGCAAGATCGACCGCAGCAAGGTCTACAGCCCCGACGAGGCCGCCGCGCTGGTCAAGGAACTGGCCACCGCCAAGTTCGACGAGACCGTCGAGGTCCACCTGCGTCTCGGCATCGATCCCCGCAAGTCCGACCAGAACGTCCGCGGCACCGTCGCCCTGCCGCACGGCACCGGCCGCACGGTGCGCGTCCTGGCGTTCACCAAGGGCGACAAGGTCGCCGAGGCCGAACGGGCCGGCGCCGATTTCGTAGGCGCTGACGACATGGTCGCTCGAGTTGCCGAAGGCTGGCTGGATTTTGACGCCGTGGTGGCGACGCCCGACATGATGGGCGCGGTCGGCAGCAAGCTGGGCCGCGTGCTGGGCCCCCGCGGCCTCCTGCCCAACCCCAAGTCGGGCACGGTGGGCTTCAATATCGCTGACATCATAGCGGCCCTCAAAGCTGGTCAGATCGAGTTCCGCAATGACAAGACGGGCGTCGTGCACGCCCCCATCGGCAAGGCCAGCTTTGAGACGGGCAAGCTCGCCGAGAACCTTTCCGCGCTCAAGTCGGCGGTCGAGGCGGCCAAGCCCGACACCGCCAGAGGCACCTTCATCCGCACCGTCTACCTCTCCTCGACCATGGGGCCGAGCGTGCAGGTTCTAAATTGA